From the Musa acuminata AAA Group cultivar baxijiao chromosome BXJ1-2, Cavendish_Baxijiao_AAA, whole genome shotgun sequence genome, one window contains:
- the LOC135609614 gene encoding uncharacterized protein LOC135609614 — MAANAMAHAAVAVRASWDTNPSPKSPALKSAKPLRVPPSTPPPPPAQSLSPARTSSRTAVLEKDFSQLLNASRRSTSKKGKSDEHYLGYETWLPVAPKVNKPRSIYNAASLAYLGDCIYELYARRHFLYPPLSINEYNERVMKVVRCEAQDLLLKKLLDEDYLTEEERDILRWGKNIVSSKTRTRKRVGVAVYNRASSFETLVGYLYLTNVKRLEEIMFKLGFLTGASSELIAEELRMNLRKKSATAEAVHSE, encoded by the exons ATGGCCGCGAACGCCATGGCGCACGCCGCGGTGGCGGTGAGGGCCTCGTGGGACACCAATCCCAGCCCCAAGTCTCCCGCCCTTAAGTCCGCCAAGCCCCTCCGCGTCCCGCCGTccacccctcctcctcctcccgcccAGTCCCTTTCGCCCGCCCGCACCTCGTCGAGGACTGCCGTCCTCGAGAAGGATTTTTCCCAGCTTCTCAACGCCAGTCGCCGCTCGACCAGCAAGAAAG GGAAATCAGACGAGCATTATCTGGGATATGAGACATGGTTGCCGGTTGCGCCTAAAGTGAATAAGCCACGTTCCATTTACAATGCAGCATCTTTGGCATACTTGGGAGATTGCATTTATGAG CTGTATGCTCGAAGGCACTTTTTGTATCCACCTTTAAGTATCAACGAGTACAATGAACGGGTGATGAAAGTAGTGCGCTGTGAAGCACAG GATTTATTGCTCAAGAAGCTTCTTGATGAGGATTACTTGACCGAAGAAGAAAG GGACATACTTCGTTGGGGAAAGAACATTGTTTCTAGCAAAACCCGAACTAGAAAACGGGTTGGTGTAGCTGTCTATAACAGAGCTTCTTCATTTGAAACACTG GTTGGGTATCTTTACCTAACAAACGTGAAGCGCTTGGAAGAGATCATGTTCAAGTTAGGATTCCTGACAGGAGCTTCTTCAGAACTTATTGCAGAGGAGCTTCGCATGAATCTTCG AAAAAAATCAGCAACTGCGGAAGCTGTTCATAGCGAGTGA